A window of Medicago truncatula chloroplast, complete genome genomic DNA:
TAAGCTAGTGATGCTTTCGGCTACTGGACTTTCACCATCTAGGGTGCAACATTCGATTGCTTCGCCTAGCAACACGACGCTTGTATTGCTCTCCCACAACCCCGTTTTCACGGTTTAGGCTGTTCCCATTTCGCTCGCCGCTACTACGGGAATCGCTTTTGCTTTCTTTTCCTCTGGCTACTAAGATGTTTCAGTTCGCCAGGTTGTCTCTTGCCTGCTCGTGAATTCAGCAGCAGTTCGAAAGGTTGACCTATTCGGGAATCCTCGGATCTATGCTTATTTTCAACTCCCCGAAGCATTTCGTCGCTTACTACGCCCTTCCTCGTCTCTGGGTGCCTAGGTATCCACCATAAGCCTTTCCTCGTTTGAACCTCGCCCTTAACTTGAAGTCTAGGCCATCCTAAGGTGCTGCTAGATGGAAGGATCTTATCAACGTCCATAAATGATAAAGCATACCATAGCTAAAACCAAACTACCGAATTGGAAAAATGGAGTGCTATGAGTGCTATCATATAGTTTTCTATTATCTAAACTCACGAGTTGGAGATAAGCGGACTCGAACCGCTGACATCCGCCACAGGGTAAATCACCGCCTCTCAGGCCCCAACGGATTCTACCATAGAGGCCAACGATAGACAATAACCCTCCGAACACAGCTTACAACTTTCATCGTACTGTGCTCTCCAAAGAGCAACTCTTCTCAAAATATCAAAAGGTTCTGAGTTGGAATCCCATTCAAACTTAGGATTCTAGTGGTTCCAGAGGATCCAGCTACAGGAGAACCGGGAACGAAGAGCTTCTCTTCCCTTTTTCCGCCCGACTCTTTGCTCTTAAGAATGTGGGTTTTAAGTTAAGAATGAGTAATTGCACTTCTCCGACCCTTAACTGTTCAACCTGAGAGCGGATAACAAATGCGTTCCGCTTTTTTTTTGAACAGGATTCTATGGTCGGTCCGCGACCCCTGGATGCCGAAGGCGTCCTTGGGGTGATCTCGTAGTTCCTACGGGGTGGAGACGAGGGGGTCGGTCCATGGATTTTCTTTCCTTTTATTTTCCCGCATTTCGCTCAAAGGGTTGAAGGGAGATAGTGCATCAAGCTGTTCGCAAGGGCCAGCTTAATCCTCTTCCCCAGGATCTCAGATGAGGAAACCCTAGGAGAGCCACCGACTCCAACTACCGTCCATGTACGATCCATACTAGATCTGACCAACCGCCCATCCTACCTCCTCTACGTTTTTGACAGCCCATCTTTGTCTTAGTAGAGTCTTTCAGTGGCATGTTTCGGTCCTCTTTCCCATTACTTAGAAAAAGTGAGCCACCGGTTCAGGTACAAGATACTATCATTACCGCCTGGACAATTAGACATCCAACCCGTAATCGCAACGACCCAATTGCAAGAGCGGAGCTCTACCAACTGAGCTATATCCCCCCCGAGCCAAGTTGGAGCATGCATGAAGGAGTCAAATCAGTCTTTTATTCTTTTCCTTGGCGCAGCTGGGCCATCCTGGACTTGAACCAGAGACCTCGCCCGTGAAGTAAATCATCGCACCTACGGTCCATCCAATTGGGAGAGAATCAATAGATTCCTTTTCGGGAGCGATTCATCCTTCCCGAACGCAGCATACAACTATCCATTGTACTGCGCTCTCCAAGTGTGCTTGTTTCCCCTTCTTCCTTCCCATGACAAGTATTTGTGGAATAACAATAACTTTGATGAGAAGAAAAAAGAAGGCGTTAAGAGACACTCTAAGATCCTTTTTCTTACCTGCTCCCATTTCGAGTCAAGAGAATGGTACGATCCCGCCGTCACCCCAGAATGAAAGAGGTGATCTCGTAGTTCTTGGTCTGTGAAGATACGTTGTTAGGTGCTCCGTTTTTCTTTTTCTATTGAGGCCAAACCTAAACCTGTGCTCGAGAGATAGCTGTCCATATACTGATAAGGGATGTATGAATTCTCGAGAGGAGAGGAGCCATGATGGTCCCCCCTGGACCGCCCGGATCCCACGAGTGAATAGAAAGTTGGATCTACATTGGATCTCACCTGAATCGCCCCATCTATCCTCCTGAGGAGAAGTTTGGTTTCAAACCCCGGTTCAAACAGGAGAAGTACGCCATGCTAATGTGCCTTGGATGATCCACATCTCAGGGTCAGGCGCCGATGAGCACATTGAACTATCTATGTGGCTGAGAGCCCTCACAGTCCAGGCACAACGACGCAATTATCAGGGGCGCGCTCTACCACTGAGCTAATAGCCCGTTGTGTGGGCCTCACGTAGGGGCCCACTATGTCAAAAGCGAGAGAAACCCCATCTCTCTCTTTCCCTTTTTTTGTCCCATGTCGCCCCGTGGGGCGACATGGGACAAAAAAAGGGAGCTCCTATCAACTTGTTCCGACCTAGGATAATAATCTTATGAGTGCCGTTCCACCCGTCACTTCACCATTTTTAAACGAGGAAAGGTCATCCAACAATTTTAGATTGTTAATGGCTCTTCGCTTCTTTATGTTTATTGAGGTGTGAGGCAGTGTAAAACCAAACAACCCAGAAAAGTTTTAGTTCTCCCTGAAAAGGAGGTGATCCAGTCGCACCTTCCAGTACGGCTACCTTGTTACGACTTCACTCCAGTCACTAGCCCTGCCTTCGGCATCCCCCTCCTTGCGGTTAAGGTAACGACTTCGGGCATGGCCAGCTCCCATAGTGTGACGGGCGGTGTGTACAAGGCCCGGGAACGAATTCACCGCCGTATGGCTGACCGGCGATTACTAGCGATTCCGGCTTCATGTAGGCGAGTTGCAGCCTACAATCCGAACTGAGGACGGGTTTTTGAAGTTAGCTCACCCTCGCGGGGTCGCGATCCTTTGTCCCGTCCATTGTAGCACGTGTGTCGCCCAGGGCATAAGGGGCATGATGACTTGACGTCATCCTCACCTTCCTCCGGCTTATCACCGGCAGTCTGTTCAGGGTTCCAAACTAAACGTTGGCAACTAAACACGAGGGTTGCGCTCGTTGCGGGACTTAACCCAACACCTCACGGCACGAGCTGACGACAGCCATGCACCACCTGTGTCCGCGTTCCCGAAGACACTCCTCTCTTTCAAGAGGATTCGCGGCATGTCAAGCCCTGGTAAGGTTCTTCGCTTTGCATCGAATTAAACCACATGCTCCACCGCTTGTGCGGGCCCCCGTCAATTCCTTTGAGTTTCATTCTTGCGAACGTACTCCCCAGGCGGGATACTTAACGCGTTAGCTACAGCATTGCACGGGTCGATACGCACAGCCACCTAGTATCCA
This region includes:
- the ycf68 gene encoding hypothetical chloroplast RF68, which produces MQCRSNFLFTRGIRAVQGGPSWLLSSREFIHPLSVYGQLSLEHRFRFGLNRKRKTEHLTTYLHRPRTTRSPLSFWGDGGIVPFS